A stretch of the Vulcanisaeta souniana JCM 11219 genome encodes the following:
- a CDS encoding ParA family protein, with product MSVRCIASGQKGGVGKSTLTILTTKAAPALGIKLAVIDLAMGNPSTSLNLLGGVPRHTLATYVINASKVSEVIHIVSTEHGPAYLVPSGHGDLALINEYGDFKDKLDSLIKYLIDRVGVDNVIVDFPSFEPNLDHVFTEALSMCDIVYPVGIQDLGSVIALRNLLHFVKRLSINVGRPVINMFRESLGRQWIAAVGKLASSEPVVVHYDPWVIRWVHDGNGKYGIGVKEALMYLIKEVLS from the coding sequence GTGAGTGTTAGATGCATTGCTTCCGGTCAGAAGGGCGGTGTTGGTAAGAGCACGCTGACGATATTGACCACGAAGGCTGCGCCGGCGCTCGGCATTAAACTAGCCGTTATCGACCTAGCCATGGGTAATCCAAGCACGTCACTTAACCTACTTGGTGGCGTGCCAAGGCATACACTGGCTACCTACGTGATTAACGCATCTAAGGTTAGTGAGGTAATTCATATTGTTTCAACGGAGCATGGGCCTGCCTACTTGGTTCCCTCTGGACATGGCGATTTAGCACTTATCAATGAATACGGTGATTTCAAGGATAAGTTGGACTCGTTGATTAAGTACTTAATTGATAGGGTTGGGGTTGATAATGTGATTGTTGATTTTCCGTCATTCGAGCCCAACTTAGACCATGTATTTACCGAGGCGTTGAGTATGTGCGATATTGTTTATCCGGTGGGTATTCAGGACCTTGGCTCAGTAATTGCACTGAGGAATCTTCTGCATTTCGTTAAGAGGCTTTCGATTAATGTTGGTCGTCCTGTGATTAACATGTTTAGGGAGTCCCTGGGTAGACAGTGGATTGCCGCTGTGGGTAAGCTTGCCAGCTCAGAGCCGGTTGTTGTTCACTATGATCCCTGGGTCATTAGGTGGGTTCATGATGGCAACGGTAAGTACGGTATTGGCGTTAAGGAGGCGTTGATGTATTTGATTAAGGAGGTTCTAAGTTAA
- a CDS encoding PaREP1 family protein, which yields MEIPKPILDEAERKGIDIIDLISKALSLDPSTTSKAHLELAEKFLNEGRDLIDRDPVQASEKLYKAAEEAIKAIAITLGLDEARRASEIGRWTAQLLFDAVDDVADRLGRREVRWWWGRAWFLHVEGFHEARLRPDQVRRDLPDIEALVNLARSTSGT from the coding sequence GTGGAAATACCAAAGCCAATACTCGATGAGGCGGAGAGAAAGGGAATAGACATAATTGACCTAATATCAAAGGCATTATCACTTGACCCATCAACAACGAGTAAAGCGCATCTTGAACTCGCAGAAAAATTCCTAAATGAGGGTAGGGATTTAATCGATAGGGATCCCGTGCAGGCCAGCGAGAAGCTCTACAAGGCGGCTGAGGAGGCCATCAAGGCGATCGCCATAACCCTAGGCCTAGACGAGGCAAGGAGAGCGTCTGAGATTGGTAGGTGGACAGCGCAGTTGCTATTTGATGCTGTGGATGACGTCGCCGATAGGCTTGGTAGGAGGGAGGTCAGGTGGTGGTGGGGACGGGCATGGTTTTTACACGTGGAGGGATTTCATGAGGCAAGGCTTAGGCCTGACCAAGTTAGAAGGGATCTGCCTGACATTGAAGCTCTCGTGAATCTCGCAAGGAGTACTTCAGGGACTTGA
- a CDS encoding DUF402 domain-containing protein, whose product MGGYSYRVRIRGKYATAISKLALDLGYTIVQASDVIISRFNINVNNSAPDVTIKDSERVPGALTVMGKCSAVNDVVDNLLRVVEKEALVWRSVVPLHRVVMGIVSVVDGNYLVDVGGGIRALLRSPSGAYSNGDVIPVVISRTRVYPSDELVAIPGIRVDTEHVSIVPGSGTVLFSSHIKNYETRQTLLKVGLRYIGKLSGYSIKWRSSAQFLTENDAVREIENALNIFNEVNHASKSSTPYTILQEGECITEIMLNGRAKLLLDNVRNNVMPTIMGHHTYKTLRRNTALLDLVESFLSHCSDRARFSAEFMKQLMSKKYRVGIIHIKPSGEVIKLGNADVLKLEPDDVVLMRRLRGGGFLDGLGLPKEEGDMAITCSAIGNEYLTHVYVDHAWRPKGIYININTPIEFTGGNILYIDLAVDIVKRWSSTEARVIDYDEYKSYVNMGALPSKLQARVEKLMNELLGNVHRLGEECLNKAKELTG is encoded by the coding sequence GTGGGTGGATATAGTTATAGGGTTAGGATTAGGGGTAAGTATGCTACTGCCATTAGTAAGTTGGCGCTTGATCTTGGTTACACCATTGTTCAGGCCTCTGATGTGATAATTAGTAGGTTTAATATTAATGTTAATAACTCCGCGCCTGATGTTACGATTAAGGATTCAGAGAGAGTTCCTGGGGCGTTAACGGTCATGGGTAAGTGCAGTGCGGTTAATGATGTTGTTGATAACCTGCTCAGGGTTGTTGAGAAGGAGGCGTTGGTTTGGAGGTCTGTGGTTCCTCTTCATAGGGTTGTTATGGGTATTGTCAGTGTTGTTGATGGCAATTACCTGGTTGATGTTGGTGGTGGCATTAGGGCTTTGCTTAGGTCGCCAAGTGGTGCGTATAGCAATGGTGATGTGATTCCAGTTGTTATAAGTAGGACTAGGGTTTACCCGAGTGATGAGTTGGTGGCAATACCGGGCATTAGGGTTGATACTGAGCATGTCTCGATAGTACCGGGTAGTGGTACCGTATTATTTAGTAGTCACATTAAGAATTATGAGACGAGGCAGACACTACTAAAGGTTGGTCTTAGGTACATCGGTAAACTGAGCGGTTATAGTATTAAGTGGAGGAGTAGTGCTCAGTTCCTCACTGAGAACGATGCAGTTAGAGAAATAGAGAACGCATTGAACATTTTCAATGAGGTGAATCACGCAAGTAAGTCGTCAACACCATATACGATACTACAGGAAGGCGAATGCATCACTGAGATCATGCTCAATGGCAGGGCTAAGCTCCTGCTCGATAATGTCAGGAATAATGTTATGCCGACAATAATGGGTCACCATACGTATAAGACGCTTAGGAGGAATACGGCATTGCTGGACCTTGTTGAATCATTCCTTAGCCACTGCAGTGATAGGGCTAGATTTAGTGCTGAGTTCATGAAGCAATTAATGAGCAAGAAGTATAGGGTCGGTATTATACACATTAAACCAAGTGGTGAAGTTATTAAGCTCGGTAACGCCGATGTGCTTAAACTCGAGCCTGATGATGTTGTTTTAATGCGTAGGTTGAGGGGTGGTGGTTTCCTTGACGGCCTCGGTCTCCCTAAGGAGGAGGGTGATATGGCAATAACCTGCTCAGCGATTGGTAATGAATATCTAACTCACGTCTATGTTGATCATGCTTGGAGGCCTAAGGGTATTTACATAAATATTAACACACCCATTGAGTTCACTGGAGGTAATATTCTGTACATTGACCTTGCCGTTGATATTGTTAAGAGGTGGAGCTCAACGGAGGCCAGGGTTATTGATTACGATGAGTATAAGTCATACGTAAACATGGGCGCATTACCAAGCAAATTACAGGCTAGGGTTGAGAAGCTAATGAATGAGTTATTAGGGAATGTGCATAGGCTTGGCGAGGAATGCCTCAATAAGGCCAAGGAATTAACTGGATAA
- a CDS encoding RNA-guided endonuclease InsQ/TnpB family protein, with amino-acid sequence MSRVARTVIVRSTSLPRKVFNVFVELEGMYRNMVEQLTMFAVRNDVKSFTKLKALKYREMRNLYPQLPSHYVYTACQDASTRARSFLKLKKHGLAEKEYPEVRSVSIWLDDHLWKPNGLTYIAVVTHKGWVTIEIEPHKQYWRYINGGWRLASEAKIKLDRRDRRVIIYLTFVKEVEEYKPSGYLPVDVNENNVAVLIDGVAHLFETNTEKLVLGYYYRRKRMQERYDKLYGVTSRIKRRIMGRLKERKRKDDVRWKIANIIVRFAHEKRYAIILEKLGKKPASNMIKRIGDKQLRHRIFQASFRGVQKAIEEKAKEYGVPIIYVDPKNTSRLCPIHSAVIVYSNSSRVGKCSKGGELWHRDAVACWNLLLRARLGDGSNAPSLGGSSVDGSPVPLGSTATHDPITLPKGLWARWKSLEVTLNNHKMPRTTL; translated from the coding sequence GTGAGTAGAGTGGCAAGAACTGTTATTGTTAGAAGCACTTCATTGCCGAGGAAGGTGTTCAATGTTTTTGTTGAGCTTGAAGGTATGTACCGCAACATGGTTGAGCAGCTGACGATGTTTGCTGTTAGAAACGATGTGAAGAGCTTTACGAAGCTGAAGGCGTTGAAGTACCGCGAGATGAGAAACCTCTATCCACAGTTGCCATCGCACTACGTCTACACTGCATGCCAAGACGCTTCTACTAGAGCTAGAAGCTTTCTGAAGTTGAAGAAGCATGGATTAGCCGAGAAAGAGTATCCAGAGGTTAGAAGTGTTAGTATTTGGTTAGACGACCACCTCTGGAAGCCCAATGGATTGACCTATATTGCGGTGGTGACTCATAAGGGATGGGTAACAATAGAGATTGAGCCACACAAGCAGTACTGGAGATACATCAATGGGGGGTGGAGGCTAGCTTCTGAAGCTAAAATAAAGCTTGACAGGAGAGATAGGAGGGTCATAATTTATCTAACCTTTGTTAAGGAGGTTGAAGAATATAAGCCTAGTGGATATCTGCCTGTTGATGTTAATGAGAACAATGTAGCGGTGCTTATTGATGGAGTAGCCCATCTCTTTGAGACCAATACCGAGAAGCTCGTTCTCGGTTATTATTACCGTAGGAAAAGGATGCAGGAAAGGTATGATAAGCTCTATGGGGTGACGTCGAGGATTAAGAGGAGAATTATGGGGAGGCTCAAGGAGAGGAAGAGAAAGGATGATGTAAGGTGGAAGATCGCTAACATAATTGTTAGGTTTGCTCATGAAAAGCGGTACGCTATTATTCTTGAGAAACTAGGTAAAAAGCCCGCTAGTAACATGATTAAGAGGATAGGGGATAAGCAACTGAGGCACAGGATTTTCCAAGCCTCGTTTAGAGGTGTTCAGAAGGCTATTGAGGAGAAGGCAAAGGAGTATGGTGTACCGATAATTTATGTAGACCCGAAGAACACCTCAAGATTATGCCCAATACATAGTGCCGTAATTGTCTATAGCAATAGCTCTAGGGTTGGGAAGTGTAGCAAAGGTGGTGAGCTATGGCACCGTGACGCAGTTGCTTGTTGGAATCTCCTTCTTCGAGCCCGCCTAGGCGATGGGAGCAATGCTCCAAGCCTAGGCGGGTCAAGCGTAGATGGGAGCCCCGTGCCGTTGGGCTCGACCGCCACCCATGATCCCATAACCCTACCAAAAGGGTTATGGGCGAGGTGGAAGTCCCTAGAGGTGACCCTAAACAACCACAAAATGCCGAGAACGACCCTCTAG
- a CDS encoding IS607 family transposase has product MSEKLLKSKEFCEIVGISYRTFKRWVAEGRIHVVRTPSGRIRIPYSEVERILGGKTGAGEVRAVIYARVSSSDQRSDLERQIQHLTQYCSAKGYRIIDILSDVASGLKTDRRGLLKLFNYVVNRKVDVVVVTYKDRLTRFGFEYLEHFFRQFGARIEVVFGEEPKDAYQELVEDLIEIVTSFAGKLYGMRSHRKKKLVEGFKKLLEEVEKSE; this is encoded by the coding sequence ATGTCAGAGAAGTTGTTAAAATCCAAGGAGTTCTGTGAAATTGTTGGGATTAGCTACAGGACTTTCAAAAGGTGGGTAGCAGAGGGAAGAATACATGTTGTGCGGACTCCTAGCGGTAGGATAAGAATACCTTATTCTGAGGTTGAACGTATTCTCGGAGGGAAGACAGGGGCTGGAGAGGTTAGGGCTGTTATCTATGCTCGTGTTAGTTCCTCAGACCAGAGGAGCGACTTAGAGAGGCAGATACAGCATCTAACACAATACTGCTCTGCCAAGGGATACAGAATTATAGATATTCTAAGCGATGTTGCCAGCGGTCTCAAGACTGATCGCAGAGGATTACTGAAGCTTTTCAACTACGTTGTTAACAGGAAGGTAGATGTTGTAGTTGTAACCTACAAGGATAGGCTCACAAGATTTGGTTTTGAGTATCTCGAACACTTCTTCAGACAGTTCGGTGCAAGAATAGAGGTTGTTTTTGGTGAAGAGCCTAAAGACGCTTACCAAGAGCTCGTAGAGGACTTGATTGAAATTGTAACGTCGTTTGCTGGAAAGCTCTATGGTATGAGGAGCCACAGGAAAAAGAAGCTTGTGGAAGGCTTCAAAAAGCTCCTAGAAGAGGTGGAGAAGAGTGAGTAG
- a CDS encoding translation initiation factor IF-6, protein MSKRRFEVAPLSIYGASTIGVYIFTNNAFTVVPMDVPDKVINSIRDTLGTTVVKASLAKSPLIGIFIVGNDNGVLIPSIVTEEEINELEKGGFRVSVIRTRYTAIANLILTNNKKTVVSPIIEKEFINLIRDTLGTEVIIDEICGTYLVGSIAVANDRGVLLSPDAKDEDVKKVRDYFGLPVSVGTVNRGRSFLRSGLVVNNNGGLVGNDTTGFEIVRIMQVLGGE, encoded by the coding sequence ATGAGTAAGCGTAGGTTTGAAGTGGCGCCATTAAGTATTTACGGGGCCTCAACAATAGGCGTCTACATATTTACAAATAACGCATTCACTGTGGTACCCATGGACGTCCCAGACAAGGTGATTAATTCCATAAGGGATACCCTGGGTACTACGGTAGTTAAGGCATCATTGGCAAAGTCACCATTGATCGGGATTTTCATCGTGGGTAATGACAATGGCGTATTGATACCGAGTATAGTGACTGAGGAGGAAATTAATGAGTTGGAAAAGGGTGGGTTCAGGGTGTCGGTAATACGTACAAGGTATACAGCAATCGCCAACCTAATACTAACGAATAATAAAAAGACCGTTGTGTCGCCAATAATTGAGAAGGAATTCATTAATTTAATAAGGGATACATTGGGTACCGAGGTTATTATCGATGAGATCTGCGGTACATACCTGGTGGGCTCAATAGCTGTGGCAAATGACAGAGGCGTTCTACTAAGTCCTGATGCTAAGGACGAGGATGTGAAGAAGGTTAGGGATTACTTCGGGTTACCTGTCAGTGTAGGCACTGTCAACAGGGGTAGGAGTTTCCTGAGGAGCGGTCTCGTTGTTAACAATAATGGCGGTTTAGTTGGTAATGACACCACTGGTTTCGAGATAGTAAGGATCATGCAAGTACTCGGTGGTGAATAG
- a CDS encoding B12-binding domain-containing radical SAM protein: MYSKAYRKGMIRVAIAYPSTARIALQSLSIHIIRKILGEYSNVYTDFVFMGNDGRSITKQLRDFDIVIFSVHYELDYPRILKMMEVSGINPFGFQRTANDPLIVMGGPTLMANPEPMSSFADIILIGDAEVLIPTLIDYYMEYGKNIEEYANLVGFYVPSLGKHTVTKAFVRDLSYSIKLVHDTAIELSYGGAKSLFNNLAVLEVMRGCPRSCLFCMEGFVSRPVRFADVTAIKDLILRDVNRDRKLVNGVTLVGLSVTDHPGFKELMNFLVNDLGLSVSSPSLRVDSLDRDAIRLIAGGGQKVLTIAPESSERLRRALGKGFSDDDIARVAMDAIDAGINHLKLYFMVGLPGEIYDDINSITNLLLRLRRLGIKFSLSVNPWVPKPHTPLQWLPMAGDDVINDRVKALREIHTYTGFSTYSAFDAKVQALLSLGDRDISDLIFEASLTSLDRGSWRRLLRKYEGLLSRYVYSWKSLNSELPWSHIRIPGIDEGNLKSMLLRYVKEVGIDLPTQHIG, from the coding sequence ATGTACAGCAAAGCGTACAGAAAAGGAATGATTAGGGTAGCCATTGCATACCCGTCAACCGCCAGAATAGCGCTTCAATCATTATCCATACACATAATCAGGAAAATACTGGGTGAGTATTCAAATGTATACACGGATTTCGTATTCATGGGCAATGACGGTAGATCTATAACAAAGCAACTTAGGGACTTTGACATTGTTATATTCTCTGTGCATTATGAACTTGATTACCCACGTATATTAAAAATGATGGAGGTAAGTGGTATAAATCCATTTGGTTTTCAAAGGACCGCCAACGACCCATTAATAGTAATGGGTGGGCCAACACTAATGGCAAATCCTGAACCCATGTCGTCCTTCGCTGACATAATACTCATTGGAGATGCCGAGGTATTAATCCCTACGCTCATTGATTATTATATGGAATATGGTAAGAATATTGAGGAGTACGCTAACTTAGTGGGTTTTTACGTCCCGTCGCTTGGTAAGCATACCGTAACTAAGGCTTTCGTAAGGGATTTATCATACTCAATAAAATTGGTTCATGATACTGCAATTGAGTTAAGTTACGGCGGCGCTAAATCATTATTTAATAACCTAGCTGTCCTTGAGGTTATGAGGGGTTGCCCGAGGAGTTGCCTATTCTGTATGGAGGGTTTCGTTAGTAGACCAGTTAGATTTGCCGATGTTACTGCAATTAAGGACTTAATTCTTAGGGATGTAAATAGGGATAGGAAGTTAGTTAATGGGGTAACGTTGGTGGGTCTCTCCGTAACTGATCACCCAGGTTTTAAGGAGTTAATGAATTTCCTCGTAAATGACCTAGGGTTAAGTGTTTCCTCCCCGTCTTTACGCGTTGACTCATTGGATAGAGATGCCATTAGGTTAATTGCGGGGGGCGGTCAAAAGGTCCTTACAATAGCGCCAGAATCAAGCGAGAGACTAAGGAGGGCGTTGGGCAAGGGATTTTCAGATGACGATATTGCCAGGGTTGCCATGGACGCGATAGACGCTGGTATTAATCACTTAAAATTATACTTCATGGTTGGGTTGCCCGGCGAAATTTATGATGATATAAATTCAATAACCAACCTATTACTAAGGCTCCGTAGGCTAGGTATTAAGTTCTCACTCTCGGTTAATCCATGGGTACCTAAACCCCATACACCATTGCAATGGCTACCCATGGCTGGTGATGATGTAATCAATGACCGAGTTAAGGCCTTGAGGGAAATACATACATACACCGGGTTCTCAACATATAGTGCGTTTGATGCCAAGGTTCAGGCATTACTATCACTCGGGGACAGGGATATTAGCGACTTGATATTTGAGGCGTCATTAACGAGCCTAGATAGGGGTTCCTGGAGGAGGCTGCTTAGGAAGTATGAGGGTTTACTTAGTAGGTATGTATATTCATGGAAATCCCTTAACAGTGAACTACCCTGGAGCCACATAAGGATTCCAGGTATTGATGAGGGCAATCTTAAGTCAATGCTCCTTAGGTATGTTAAGGAAGTTGGCATAGATCTTCCGACTCAGCACATAGGTTAA
- a CDS encoding tRNA pseudouridine(38-40) synthase TruA: MVTIAFKVFYDGSLFNGFTGNTGSIEYYLRRAIRRFVKDFTLSKASRTDPGVSAVGNVVSIQFSDGHKLTPGMLNSRLPHGLRVWAWAEVNDEFNAKIAVSRTYIYVMPWLYEDVDLMKGAAELFVGVHDLSNFQVKERGVPTTVMINGVNIERYGDYLVLIITGRGFRNKMIRKIVNAIRMVGLGTLSIDELRDLIEFKVKRPVPPASPYGLLLLNVNYGNREPNWLLCPGCLSYVVNYLGNRWYNSLPNLFVILKILHEFMDINKLFSRI, translated from the coding sequence ATGGTTACGATTGCATTCAAGGTGTTCTATGATGGTTCCCTATTTAATGGGTTTACAGGTAATACTGGATCAATTGAGTATTATCTACGGAGGGCAATTAGACGATTTGTAAAGGACTTCACACTGAGTAAGGCATCTAGGACTGACCCTGGGGTTAGTGCCGTTGGTAATGTGGTCTCGATACAATTCTCTGATGGTCATAAGTTGACACCAGGGATGTTAAACTCGAGGTTACCGCATGGTTTAAGGGTTTGGGCATGGGCTGAGGTAAATGATGAATTCAATGCGAAGATTGCGGTTTCTAGGACGTATATTTACGTAATGCCCTGGCTTTATGAGGATGTTGATTTAATGAAGGGTGCGGCGGAATTGTTTGTGGGTGTTCATGACCTGTCGAATTTCCAGGTTAAGGAGAGGGGTGTGCCGACCACAGTGATGATAAACGGTGTTAATATTGAGAGGTATGGTGATTACCTAGTGCTTATTATTACTGGCAGGGGGTTCAGGAATAAGATGATTAGGAAGATTGTTAATGCGATTAGGATGGTTGGGCTTGGCACCCTATCAATCGATGAACTGAGGGATTTAATAGAATTCAAGGTTAAAAGGCCTGTTCCTCCTGCGTCGCCGTATGGTCTATTACTGTTGAATGTTAATTATGGTAATAGGGAGCCCAATTGGTTATTGTGTCCTGGATGTCTTTCCTACGTGGTCAATTACCTCGGTAATAGGTGGTACAACTCTTTGCCTAATTTATTTGTAATTTTAAAAATTCTTCATGAATTTATGGACATAAATAAATTATTTAGTCGTATTTAA
- a CDS encoding sulfurtransferase TusA family protein produces the protein MDSTIDVRGLQCPTPINVVSNAISKAEIGSVLTILTDDFICFMMLQRVLRILNVEIKETVQLDENNYRIVVAKSHEIS, from the coding sequence ATGGACAGCACAATTGATGTTAGGGGACTTCAATGCCCAACACCGATAAACGTGGTATCCAACGCAATATCCAAGGCGGAGATTGGATCCGTATTAACAATACTCACTGATGACTTCATATGCTTTATGATGCTACAGAGGGTTTTGAGGATACTTAATGTGGAAATTAAGGAGACAGTGCAATTGGATGAGAATAATTATAGAATAGTCGTTGCAAAGTCCCATGAAATTTCCTAA
- a CDS encoding SelD-related putative sulfur metabolism protein: protein MLSNERIRDFRERLDKYLGLGINLLSLAIGCSVKVDLYDILYPALSLVGNEIAKLNIEIQPREDVAVLRSNGDYSLTRRIYNIDGNNINKDELTKINPSTALLLLQVHQARASSPREFAGSIISLYRQLGTSPTKIRIGKGHSIVSTREKAEFALIDFIGTRTGNEYLLANNDTIQIIDPTEDPGSYRQVATAVSNALNDLFIKGVYRDITIYPVYDAPIEELREKLMNNYREFSGKWNFQLDSDVPQPRVNYLLMGATVVGLLDKEPPMFYDNVKAGFKVLVTRPFGELSIISTYLTAHVDESLMDELERDVMGIDELEKLKVKIMETLSRPNIEIAKVLNKYLPELGESFKDDEHIAGTIDISGPGIFVFKELAEQANVDIALHNIPLISPEIASFAAGHYIITDATAGTNGAIAIVASKDVIDSIIKDLRGIEGTQPMVIGDVIGKGTGRLFVPDYITKYITSKSLLMKLTMDIDVLRSLRRQQVRCEKVRVEARVFGDVQGVGFRPTLRRQALSFGLTGYVRNLPDGSVEVVIEGCREDAMALIEWIRSSPVGSVDMINYVVRQYNGEFVDFEVR from the coding sequence ATGTTGAGTAATGAGAGGATTAGGGACTTCAGGGAGAGGTTAGATAAGTACCTGGGATTAGGTATTAACCTGCTATCACTTGCCATTGGCTGTTCGGTTAAGGTTGATTTATACGATATACTATACCCGGCACTCTCATTGGTTGGTAATGAAATAGCCAAGCTTAACATAGAGATTCAACCCAGGGAGGACGTAGCCGTATTAAGGAGCAATGGTGACTATTCATTGACAAGGAGAATATATAACATAGATGGCAATAATATAAATAAGGATGAACTGACAAAAATCAACCCATCAACAGCATTACTACTACTGCAGGTGCATCAGGCACGTGCATCATCGCCAAGGGAATTCGCGGGCTCAATAATAAGCCTATACAGGCAATTGGGGACTTCGCCAACTAAGATTAGGATTGGTAAGGGTCACTCAATAGTTTCGACCAGGGAGAAGGCTGAATTCGCCCTAATTGATTTCATAGGTACAAGGACAGGTAATGAATATTTATTGGCTAATAATGATACTATACAAATAATTGACCCAACGGAGGACCCAGGCAGTTATAGGCAGGTGGCTACTGCCGTAAGCAATGCATTGAATGACCTGTTCATAAAGGGCGTCTATAGGGATATAACGATATACCCAGTCTATGATGCGCCAATTGAGGAGTTAAGGGAGAAGTTGATGAATAACTATAGGGAGTTCAGTGGTAAATGGAACTTTCAATTAGATTCTGATGTTCCGCAACCAAGGGTTAATTACCTACTAATGGGTGCCACCGTTGTTGGGTTATTGGATAAGGAACCACCGATGTTTTACGATAATGTTAAGGCTGGCTTTAAGGTTCTCGTTACTAGGCCGTTTGGTGAACTTTCAATTATTTCTACGTATCTGACGGCGCACGTAGATGAATCATTAATGGATGAATTGGAACGTGATGTCATGGGTATTGATGAACTTGAGAAATTGAAGGTTAAAATAATGGAAACTCTCTCAAGACCTAATATCGAAATAGCCAAGGTATTGAATAAATACCTACCCGAGCTCGGTGAGTCATTTAAGGATGACGAGCACATAGCAGGTACAATAGATATATCAGGACCTGGCATATTCGTGTTTAAGGAATTAGCGGAGCAGGCCAATGTGGACATTGCCCTACACAATATACCACTGATTTCCCCCGAGATCGCAAGCTTTGCCGCTGGGCATTACATAATTACTGATGCCACGGCAGGTACAAACGGCGCAATAGCCATAGTGGCCAGCAAAGACGTTATTGACTCAATAATTAAGGATTTAAGGGGAATTGAGGGTACACAACCCATGGTTATTGGTGATGTCATAGGCAAGGGAACAGGGAGACTCTTTGTACCTGATTACATAACAAAATACATTACAAGTAAGTCTTTATTAATGAAGTTAACGATGGATATTGATGTATTGAGAAGTTTAAGGAGACAGCAGGTTAGGTGCGAGAAGGTTAGGGTTGAGGCTAGGGTTTTTGGTGATGTACAAGGCGTTGGCTTTAGACCAACACTACGTAGGCAAGCCCTGTCCTTTGGTCTGACTGGGTATGTCAGGAATTTGCCTGATGGTTCTGTGGAGGTTGTGATTGAGGGATGTAGAGAGGACGCAATGGCACTTATTGAATGGATTAGGTCAAGCCCTGTCGGCAGTGTTGATATGATTAATTACGTAGTTAGGCAATACAATGGTGAATTTGTTGATTTTGAGGTAAGGTAA
- a CDS encoding sulfurtransferase TusA family protein has translation MLYKVYVNSTAVKLMKVNNDRYILDARGYACPYPQVFTLKAIKDLSSGSVMEVLVDNPASCDNVPAAIRKLGHEVLEVRQEGNCWRIVVRKR, from the coding sequence ATGCTATATAAAGTGTACGTCAATAGTACTGCTGTGAAACTCATGAAGGTAAATAATGACAGATACATATTGGACGCCAGGGGCTATGCCTGTCCATACCCGCAGGTATTCACACTAAAGGCGATTAAGGATCTAAGTAGTGGTTCGGTAATGGAGGTTCTCGTTGATAACCCAGCGAGTTGCGATAATGTTCCAGCGGCAATTAGGAAACTTGGTCATGAAGTACTTGAGGTTAGGCAGGAGGGTAATTGCTGGAGGATTGTGGTCAGGAAGCGGTGA
- a CDS encoding ArsR/SmtB family transcription factor — translation MMVVSELLKDLIIPFLALLVGKMSDDDLANNDRMSDNTPSDGVIHTCPMYARIRWLLVESRGGPIRSKILLLLRERPTNINRIAKELNMDYKTIKHHLELLEKNGLVQRLGLKYGDVYFINDNAYKHWDELYVLVKESLKLDSNSR, via the coding sequence ATGATGGTAGTTAGTGAACTCCTTAAAGACTTAATAATACCCTTCCTAGCACTACTCGTGGGCAAGATGAGCGATGATGATTTAGCAAATAATGATAGAATGAGCGATAATACGCCCTCTGATGGAGTGATACATACATGCCCCATGTACGCAAGAATTAGGTGGTTACTCGTTGAATCAAGGGGTGGCCCCATAAGGTCTAAGATATTGTTACTACTCAGGGAGAGACCAACCAATATCAATAGGATTGCTAAGGAATTGAACATGGACTATAAAACAATTAAGCACCACCTGGAACTACTTGAGAAGAACGGCCTAGTTCAAAGACTTGGCTTGAAGTATGGGGATGTTTATTTCATTAATGATAATGCCTATAAGCACTGGGATGAGTTGTATGTTCTAGTTAAGGAGAGTTTAAAACTGGATTCTAACTCTCGGTAA